In a single window of the Gossypium hirsutum isolate 1008001.06 chromosome D02, Gossypium_hirsutum_v2.1, whole genome shotgun sequence genome:
- the LOC107910023 gene encoding uncharacterized protein isoform X2: MGDHFVLLVDRLLTESTLEAAIGSRNRSLQATAPAVDDTKVFGSSTTVDLLSPRKIVECRICQDEDEDSNMETPCSCCGSLEYAHRRCVQRWCNEKGNTTCEICHQQFKPGYTAPPPLFQIRHLPMNLRANWDIYRREFNDSRFIAVVSTDRHYDEYSVSTTRSSIYYRTVAIVLMLLLILRHTLPVILTGSNEYTFQLFTLLLLPIVGIILPIYLMVKAVSALRHRRQQQEAPNSLFTQSDEETEHSTMQAQPHIVNIL, translated from the exons ATGGGGGATCATTTTGTATTACTAGTGGATCGGTTGTTGACAGAATCCACACTGGAAGCTGCAATCGGAAGCAGGAACCGGTCTTTGCAGGCCACTGCACCAGCAGTTGATGACACGAAGGTATTCGGTTCTTCAACAACGGTGGATTTGTTATCCCCGAGGAAAATTGTGGAATGCAGGATATGCCAAGATGAGGATGAAGATTCAAACATGGAGACCCCTTGTTCTTGTTGTGGCAGCTTGGAG TATGCTCATCGAAGATGTGTACAAAGATGGTGCAATGAGAAGGGCAACACTACCTGCGAAATATGCCATCAG CAATTCAAGCCTGGCTATACCGCACCACCTCCTCTGTTTCAAATCAGGCATCTTCCAATGAATCTGAG GGCAAACTGGGATATCTATAGGAGGGAGTTCAATGATTCTCGCTTTATAGCAGTTGTATCAACAGATCGCCACTATGATGAATATTCAGTTTCGACTACAAGAAGCTCGATATATTACCGAACAGTTGCAATAGTG TTGATGCTTCTTTTGATTTTACGACATACTCTTCCTGTCATACTTACTGGAAGCAATGAGTACACTTTCCAATTGTTTACG TTGCTATTACTTCCGATTGTTGGGATTATCCTGCCAATATATTTGATGGTGAAAGCAGTGAGTGCCCTCCGTCACCGCCGGCAACAACAG GAGGCTCCAAATTCATTGTTTACTCAATCAGATGAAGAAACTGAGCATTCTACCATGCAAGCTCAACCTCACATAGTCAACATCCTTTGA
- the LOC107910023 gene encoding uncharacterized protein isoform X1 produces the protein MGDHFVLLVDRLLTESTLEAAIGSRNRSLQATAPAVDDTKVFGSSTTVDLLSPRKIVECRICQDEDEDSNMETPCSCCGSLEYAHRRCVQRWCNEKGNTTCEICHQQFKPGYTAPPPLFQIRHLPMNLRANWDIYRREFNDSRFIAVVSTDRHYDEYSVSTTRSSIYYRTVAIVLMLLLILRHTLPVILTGSNEYTFQLFTVSFVLVFEDIDRLPVYKLALSHVVQLLLLPIVGIILPIYLMVKAVSALRHRRQQQEAPNSLFTQSDEETEHSTMQAQPHIVNIL, from the exons ATGGGGGATCATTTTGTATTACTAGTGGATCGGTTGTTGACAGAATCCACACTGGAAGCTGCAATCGGAAGCAGGAACCGGTCTTTGCAGGCCACTGCACCAGCAGTTGATGACACGAAGGTATTCGGTTCTTCAACAACGGTGGATTTGTTATCCCCGAGGAAAATTGTGGAATGCAGGATATGCCAAGATGAGGATGAAGATTCAAACATGGAGACCCCTTGTTCTTGTTGTGGCAGCTTGGAG TATGCTCATCGAAGATGTGTACAAAGATGGTGCAATGAGAAGGGCAACACTACCTGCGAAATATGCCATCAG CAATTCAAGCCTGGCTATACCGCACCACCTCCTCTGTTTCAAATCAGGCATCTTCCAATGAATCTGAG GGCAAACTGGGATATCTATAGGAGGGAGTTCAATGATTCTCGCTTTATAGCAGTTGTATCAACAGATCGCCACTATGATGAATATTCAGTTTCGACTACAAGAAGCTCGATATATTACCGAACAGTTGCAATAGTG TTGATGCTTCTTTTGATTTTACGACATACTCTTCCTGTCATACTTACTGGAAGCAATGAGTACACTTTCCAATTGTTTACGGTAAGTTTTGTTCTTGTATTTGAAGATATTGATCGACTTCCAGTGTATAAACTAGCGCTGTCACATGTTGTACAGTTGCTATTACTTCCGATTGTTGGGATTATCCTGCCAATATATTTGATGGTGAAAGCAGTGAGTGCCCTCCGTCACCGCCGGCAACAACAG GAGGCTCCAAATTCATTGTTTACTCAATCAGATGAAGAAACTGAGCATTCTACCATGCAAGCTCAACCTCACATAGTCAACATCCTTTGA
- the LOC107910022 gene encoding sulfhydryl oxidase 2 isoform X2 has translation MSLVHWILILNLWILKATSLQAGSRVVLREIGHNIVGGSDPKDYAVELNATNFDAVLKDTPATYAIVEFFAHWCPACRNYKHHYENVAKLFNGPNAVHPGIVLMTRVDCALKINSKLCDKFSVSHYPMLFWGPPTKFPAGWSSNQAKSKLHVIDDGRTAERLLNWINKQIGSSYGLEDEKFENEHLSSNISDPGQIARAVYDVEEATATAFDIILEHKMIKSETRAPLIKFLQLLVAHHPSRRCRKGSAEVLVNFDDLCPLDMWSSDKHDVDTSNMIGVLRNFHICGKDVPRGYWMFCRGSKNDTRGFSCGLWVLMHSLSVRIEDGESQTAFTSICDFIHNFFICQECRQHFYEMCSSVKSPFTKARDFALWLWSAHNEVNERLMKEEASLKTGDPKFPKIIWPPKQLCPSCHHSQGPKDKGGSQINWKRDEVFKFLISYYGNTLVSLYKEKGLLGGDGTTDILEDSSTNAVVVPVGAALAIALASCAFGALACYWRSQQKNRKPRRSWS, from the exons ATGTCTCTTGTACATTGGATTCTGATTTTGAACCTTTGGATCTTAAAGGCAACCTCGTTGCAAGCGGGATCGCGGGTGGTACTTCGTGAGATTGGTCATAACATCGTCGGCGGTAGTGATCCCAAGGACTACGCCGTTGAATTGAACGCCACGAATTTCGATGCTGTTCTCAAGGACACTCCTGCTACTTATGCTATAGTCGAATTCTTCGCTCATTG GTGCCCTGCTTGCAGAAATTACAAG CACCATTATGAAAATGTTGCAAAGCTTTTCAATGGACCCAATGCTGTGCATCCTGGAATTGTATTGATGACTAGAGTAGACTGCGCATTAAAG ATAAATAGCAAACTTTGTGATAAGTTTTCTGTGAGTCACTATCCTATGCTATTTTGGGGTCCTCCTACAAAGTTTCCTGCTGGCTGGAGCTCTAATCAAGCGAAAAGTAAATTACATGTAATTGATGATGGGCGGACAGCTGAACGCTTGCTTAATTGGATCAATAAGCAAATAGGCAG TTCATATGGTCTGGAAGATGAAAAATTTGAAAACGAGCATCTTTCATCAAATATATCGGATCCTGGACAG ATTGCTCGAGCTGTGTATGACGTGGAGGAGGCAACTGCAACTGCCTTTGACATAATTCTAGAACATAAG ATGATTAAATCAGAAACTCGAGCTCCACTCATAAAATTCCTTCAACTTTTAGTGGCCCATCATCCTTCCAGGAG GTGTCGGAAAGGAAGCGCAGAAGTACTTGTCAACTTTGACGACTTGTGCCCATTAGATATGTGGTCATCAGACAAGCATGATGTTGACACCAGTAACATGATAGGGGTGCTACGCAATTTCCATATTTGTGGAAAGGATGTTCCCCGTGGATATTGG ATGTTTTGTCGTGGCAGCAAGAACGATACCCGGGGCTTTAG TTGTGGCTTATGGGTTTTAATGCATTCCCTCTCTGTGAGGATTGAGGATGGAGAGAGCCAGACTGCATTTACATCTATCTGTGATTTTATTCACAACTTCTTTATTTGTCAGGAGTGCCGTCAACATTTTTATGAGATGTGTTCAAG TGTTAAAAGTCCTTTCACAAAAGCCCGTGACTTTGCCCTTTGGTTGTGGAGTGCACATAATGAAGTTAATGAAAGACTAATGAAGGAAGAAGCATCTCTAAAAACCGGAGATCCCAAGTTCCCAAAGATTATTTGGCCTCCAAAACAGCTTTGTCCTTCATGTCATCATTCCCAAGGTCCCAAAGATAAAGGAGGCAGTCAGATCAATTGGAAGCGGGATGAAGTATTCAAGTTCTTAATTAGTTATTATGGGAATACACTTGTATCTTTGTACAAAGAAAAGGGTCTTCTAGGAGGTGATGGAACCACTGATATTCTGGAAGATTCATCAACGAACGCAGTTGTGGTGCCAGTTGGGGCTGCATTGGCTATTGCTCTTGCTAGCTGTGCATTTGGAGCACTTGCTTGCTACTGGCGTTCCCAGCAGAAGAATCGGAA GCCAAGGAGAAGCTGGAGTTAA
- the LOC107910022 gene encoding sulfhydryl oxidase 2 isoform X1: protein MSLVHWILILNLWILKATSLQAGSRVVLREIGHNIVGGSDPKDYAVELNATNFDAVLKDTPATYAIVEFFAHWCPACRNYKHHYENVAKLFNGPNAVHPGIVLMTRVDCALKINSKLCDKFSVSHYPMLFWGPPTKFPAGWSSNQAKSKLHVIDDGRTAERLLNWINKQIGSSYGLEDEKFENEHLSSNISDPGQIARAVYDVEEATATAFDIILEHKMIKSETRAPLIKFLQLLVAHHPSRRCRKGSAEVLVNFDDLCPLDMWSSDKHDVDTSNMIGVLRNFHICGKDVPRGYWMFCRGSKNDTRGFSCGLWVLMHSLSVRIEDGESQTAFTSICDFIHNFFICQECRQHFYEMCSSVKSPFTKARDFALWLWSAHNEVNERLMKEEASLKTGDPKFPKIIWPPKQLCPSCHHSQGPKDKGGSQINWKRDEVFKFLISYYGNTLVSLYKEKGLLGGDGTTDILEDSSTNAVVVPVGAALAIALASCAFGALACYWRSQQKNRKYYHQLHSLKNI, encoded by the exons ATGTCTCTTGTACATTGGATTCTGATTTTGAACCTTTGGATCTTAAAGGCAACCTCGTTGCAAGCGGGATCGCGGGTGGTACTTCGTGAGATTGGTCATAACATCGTCGGCGGTAGTGATCCCAAGGACTACGCCGTTGAATTGAACGCCACGAATTTCGATGCTGTTCTCAAGGACACTCCTGCTACTTATGCTATAGTCGAATTCTTCGCTCATTG GTGCCCTGCTTGCAGAAATTACAAG CACCATTATGAAAATGTTGCAAAGCTTTTCAATGGACCCAATGCTGTGCATCCTGGAATTGTATTGATGACTAGAGTAGACTGCGCATTAAAG ATAAATAGCAAACTTTGTGATAAGTTTTCTGTGAGTCACTATCCTATGCTATTTTGGGGTCCTCCTACAAAGTTTCCTGCTGGCTGGAGCTCTAATCAAGCGAAAAGTAAATTACATGTAATTGATGATGGGCGGACAGCTGAACGCTTGCTTAATTGGATCAATAAGCAAATAGGCAG TTCATATGGTCTGGAAGATGAAAAATTTGAAAACGAGCATCTTTCATCAAATATATCGGATCCTGGACAG ATTGCTCGAGCTGTGTATGACGTGGAGGAGGCAACTGCAACTGCCTTTGACATAATTCTAGAACATAAG ATGATTAAATCAGAAACTCGAGCTCCACTCATAAAATTCCTTCAACTTTTAGTGGCCCATCATCCTTCCAGGAG GTGTCGGAAAGGAAGCGCAGAAGTACTTGTCAACTTTGACGACTTGTGCCCATTAGATATGTGGTCATCAGACAAGCATGATGTTGACACCAGTAACATGATAGGGGTGCTACGCAATTTCCATATTTGTGGAAAGGATGTTCCCCGTGGATATTGG ATGTTTTGTCGTGGCAGCAAGAACGATACCCGGGGCTTTAG TTGTGGCTTATGGGTTTTAATGCATTCCCTCTCTGTGAGGATTGAGGATGGAGAGAGCCAGACTGCATTTACATCTATCTGTGATTTTATTCACAACTTCTTTATTTGTCAGGAGTGCCGTCAACATTTTTATGAGATGTGTTCAAG TGTTAAAAGTCCTTTCACAAAAGCCCGTGACTTTGCCCTTTGGTTGTGGAGTGCACATAATGAAGTTAATGAAAGACTAATGAAGGAAGAAGCATCTCTAAAAACCGGAGATCCCAAGTTCCCAAAGATTATTTGGCCTCCAAAACAGCTTTGTCCTTCATGTCATCATTCCCAAGGTCCCAAAGATAAAGGAGGCAGTCAGATCAATTGGAAGCGGGATGAAGTATTCAAGTTCTTAATTAGTTATTATGGGAATACACTTGTATCTTTGTACAAAGAAAAGGGTCTTCTAGGAGGTGATGGAACCACTGATATTCTGGAAGATTCATCAACGAACGCAGTTGTGGTGCCAGTTGGGGCTGCATTGGCTATTGCTCTTGCTAGCTGTGCATTTGGAGCACTTGCTTGCTACTGGCGTTCCCAGCAGAAGAATCGGAAGTATTACCACCAACTACACTCTTTAAAGAACATATGA
- the LOC107910021 gene encoding uncharacterized protein: MSGVSLAVAPRSEPDHTVAPGGKSEHQHIRYQEQQPVVGGVMGSLRLIELQLVAFIMVFSISGLVPLLDLVFPAFTSAYLIALSRFAFPSRGSRVSSGGSEEIFRGSRLFNLYVILGTTIGLLLPLAYVLGGFARADDQAVRSATPHLFLLSFQILTENVISGLSLFSPPVRALVPLLYTVRRVFVILDWVHDTWVNKTLPYNAPSKDIAWDWFGKGLSAANLMYFAINLLCFLIPRFLPRAFERYFRETEEFHQKMSEDKRGKSNTPPNKSRPTDRKMD; this comes from the exons ATGTCTGGTGTATCACTTGCAGTGGCTCCTAGGAGTGAGCCAGACCACACCGTAGCACCCGGCGGAAAATCTGAACACCAACATATTCGCTACCAGGAGCAACAACCAGTGGTGGGCGGTGTAATGGGATCATTGCGTCTCATCGAACTCCAACTAGTAGCTTTCATTATGGTTTTCTCTATCAGTGGTCTAGTGCCACTTCTGGATTTAGTCTTCCCGGCTTTCACCTCCGCTTACCTCATCGCCCTTTCACGCTTCGCCTTCCCGTCCCGTGGCAGTCGAGTATCCTCCGGTGGCTCGGAAGAGATTTTCCGAGGCAGCAGACTGTTTAATCTGTATGTGATTCTGGGAACCACAATAGGTCTTCTCTTGCCACTAGCGTATGTGTTGGGTGGATTTGCAAGGGCGGACGACCAGGCCGTTCGGTCAGCAACACCTCACTTGTTCTTGCTTTCGTTTCAGATACTAACGGAGAATGTAATAAGTGGGCTGTCATTGTTTTCGCCGCCGGTGAGAGCATTGGTGCCATTGCTATATACAGTTAGGAGGGTGTTCGTTATACTTGATTGGGTGCATGATACTTGGGTGAACAAAACTCTGCCTTATAATGCACCATCGAAG GACATAGCATGGGATTGGTTCGGGAAGGGGCTGTCAGCTGCAAATCTAATGTATTTCGCAATCAACCTGTTATGCTTTTTGATCCCGCGGTTCCTCCCTCGAGCATTTGAGAGGTATTTTAGGGAAACTGAGGAGTTTCATCAAAAGATGTCGGAGGATAAGCGTGGTAAATCTAATACACCACCAAATAAGTCTCGACCCACAGATAggaaaatggattga